DNA from Serinibacter salmoneus:
GGTTGGTGGCGGTCGTCTGCATGAGGGTGGTGGCGCTTGTGACACTTCGGTCCGGGCCCGCGAGGTCGAAGGTGCGGGTCGCGTCGAGGGGCACGATCACGTCAAAGCCGAGGTTGCCACCGATGCGTGCCGTGGTCTCAACGCACATGTTCGTCTGGATTCCGCACATCACCAGTTGCTCTGCGCCTTCGGCGCGCAACCACCGCTCGAGGTCGGGAGTTCCGTGGAACGCAGAGTTCACGGTCTTGGTGACGAACAGGGCTGCGGGGGCAGCGGCGACCGGATCGATGAGTGCGTTGCCGGGATGGCTGCGATGAAGCGACGAGTCAACCTTGACGCTGGCGTGGCGAACAACCACGATCGGCAGCGAGCGCTCGGTCCAGGCCCCGATGAGACGGGTGACGTTGCGCTGGCAGCCTTCTCGGTTGGTCGTTGGCCCCCAACTTGGGTCATCGAACCCCTTCTGCATGTCGATGACGATGAGTGTTGTGCGAGTGCTGGCTTTCATGCTCCTACCTCACCAAGCAGGGCACGACCTCGGGAGTGGCAGGAGTGACGTAGATCGATAAGATTGCGCCATGACTGTCGTTGGTGTCCTGATTGGCCCCGGGCGACGCGCGTTCGATATCGCGGCGGTCAGAGAGGTCTATGGCGATCGCACCGACAGGGGGCTACCGTGCGCGGAGGTACGGCTTCTCGCCGCGGCATCCGTCACGGACCTTGACGGGGTCCAGTCCTTGCGGCGCACCCATCCTCTCGACGCGGTCGCCGGGCTCGATCTGCTCATCGTGCCTGGGAGCGATGATCCACTCCTCGAGCCGGCCACGATCGAGGTCGAGACTGTCGCCGGCGCGGCCGACGCCAGTGTGCCCATCGCCTCGTTGTGCACTGGGGCGTTCACGCTGGCGACCGCAGGCTTGCTCGAGGGCCGCGAGGCGACGACGCATTGGCGTTTCGCTGCACAGCTCGCCCGCAGATTCCCCAAGGTCAAGGTGCGCGAGCGCGACCTCTACTGCGGTGGTGATGGTGTCTGGACGTCCGCGGGGGTCACGGCCGGAATCGATCTGCTCCTCCACCTTGTCCGCCTGGATTGGGGCGCGGAGGCCGCCGAGATCGTCGCGCGGTCGATGGTCACTCCGGTCTTCCGACCGGGTTCACAGGCGCAGTATGCCGATACCGTGATGCCGAGGACGACGGCGCCGAGCGTCGAGCGATTGCAGCTTCTCGTGAGCGCTGACCTTCGCCGTCCATGGCCTGTCGTGGACCTGGCCGGAGCCTGCGCGATGTCGCCGCGCACGTTCCACCGCTGGTTCGCTGACCGAGTCGGAACGACACCGCTGACCTGGCTCAACGACCTCCGCGTACGGGAGGCACAGCGACTCCTCGAACAGACCGGACTCTCGGTCCTCGAAGTCGCCAATGCTGTGGGGTACGCCAGCGACGATCTGCTGCGAAAGCACTTCGGTCAACGGCTCGGCATCAGCCCGACAGGGCACCGGGCCGCGTTCCGCCGCACAACGCCGAGATAGCCCTCACACCCTCGTAGTCTGCGGCGATGCGCCGTGCGCCCAAAGGGTCGGACTTGCCGATCCCGTGGTTGTCCTTGGCGCTCATCCGCGCGGCCTCGACGACCCGGTAGCCCGCCGTCGTGACCGCGCGGGCCAGTTGGACCCGTAGGAGGCGGAGCACTCGATCACCCACAGCGCTTCGAGGTCGCTGCCGGTGCAGCGCCCCACCCAATCGAGCGCACGGGCCATCCCCGAGCTCGTGGCGGGGAACTCGGCGTCGACGACCTCGCCGTGAGGCGTCCCCAAGATCGACAGGGCGTGGTTGCGGGCGTGGGTGTCCACGCCGATGGCGATTGGGTGGTTGTGCGCGAGGATGGTCACAGCGGCTCAGGTCCTTCCTCTTCCGGGGCAACGGTCCGGCCACGAAGGGCGGCGCTGGCCCAGGGAGGAGTCACCACCGGACAGGACTGTGAATGAGTCCCAACGCCCGCGCGCGGGGCTGGACAACCTTCTGATCAGGTCACCGAGATGGGCCGAGGACAGCGCCGGCCACCCCACCGAGGCGGACACGTCGCTACCAAGGCACTCGCGAGCGCGGCCAGTCAGACACGGAGTCACGCCTCGAAAGGACAGCCGGGACCATCCTCAGCAGCGGGCCCCAGACCAGCCACCTGAAGACCTACAGTCAAGCACGTCGAGGTCTTCCTGGAAACTGGATCAGTAAGTTGGCGCTTCTGATCCTCGGCGTATGCCCCACTCACCGCGCCGAACCCCTCACTCCCCACCAGAACGACGAAGAGCCCCTTTGTGGGCCACGTTCGGCGGCGATGCTGCCAGGGTATCCGTAGCGCGCACAACGCCACGAGCAGGGCTCGGTCAGGTAGAGGGGTGCGTCGATTTCCTCGCACGTGTCGCGGGCTTTGGTGCTTGGTTCGACTCCGCTCCTCGCGTGGAGTTCTGGGCTGCGAGAAGCCCCAAGAATGCCCAAATGGGCAGGAACGTCCAGCTGGACTGAGTCGAGACGGCGATCGCGACGAACCCCGCAAGGGCGACGAGCACCGGGTGGACTCGACGAGCGGCCAGCGCGAGCGTCGCGATGAAGATGACGAAGGCTCCCAGTGCGATGAGCCCGAGCTCGGACGCGATGTGACCGTAGGCATTTTCTGCAATGGGTCGAGTCTGGGTGTTGTAGTAGCGCCACGGCAGTCGGTACTCGGAGGCGTACTGGTAAAAGTAGGCAGCGAACCGTCCTGGGCCTACTCCGAACAGGGGGTAGTCCTGTGCGATGGCGAATGCGACTTCGGCCTTCACGCTTCGGAGGTCTAGCGAGGCGGTCGCCCATGCATAGTCCGGAGCGAACTGCGTGAACCCAAGCTTGGCAAGTTGGCGCCCGACGACGGTCCCGAATGCTGGAACACTGAGCGCTGCGATCGCGAGGCCTGCTAGGACAGCAATCGTGGTGACCACGACTCGCGGGCGCGGCAAGAGTAGCAGTGCGGCAGCGAGGCCCGTCATGAGCCCGAGGTAGGCCGTAGTCGACTCAGAGAACAGCACCAAGGCGCCAGCGACGACGGCGCTCATCCAGTATCGCCGCCAGAGGCAGACGAGCAGTACTCCGCCCGCATAGAAGCCGAGCTGCTGACCTTCCAAGAATGGTCCGGACCGTAGCGACTCGAATGTGTCGTCCACGCCCTCGACGCGAAAGCCCAATTGCGCGAGCAGCGGGGCAGCGCCCACCCGTACGCCGACGTACTGGGCGAGAGAGGCCGCGCCACACAGCCAGACGGAGACCTGGAACGCTCGCGCGATTCGTTCCCTCGGTACCATCGCGAGAACGCCCCAGAAGCCCAGAGCGATCAGGCCGTACAGTGAGTACTGCGTGATGTCGACCGTGAGCGAGGTCGAGTAGGGGCGTGTCGAGGCATGTCCGTTGCGCACCGCGAGGTTCGTGACGAACGAAACACACAGAAGGCCCGCGAGGGCCAGCACAGCGAAGAGCGAGCCGGTTGGAGGGGGGAGCGCCTGGGCTTCGGGCCAAGTATGTACACGGCTACGCCTGCTGCGAGGAACACCTCGGTGCCCTTGAGGGGGAATCCTACTTGGAGAGTAAGCGCGTACTGGAACGGGATCACCGCGACAGCGGCGAGCACGAGTCGCTCGAAGAGTGGCCCGCGCGTGAAGAGCGATCGCAGCGACTCGCGACGCTCAGGGACGGGCGCGCTCTCGGC
Protein-coding regions in this window:
- a CDS encoding cysteine hydrolase family protein, translated to MKASTRTTLIVIDMQKGFDDPSWGPTTNREGCQRNVTRLIGAWTERSLPIVVVRHASVKVDSSLHRSHPGNALIDPVAAAPAALFVTKTVNSAFHGTPDLERWLRAEGAEQLVMCGIQTNMCVETTARIGGNLGFDVIVPLDATRTFDLAGPDRSVTSATTLMQTTATNLHGGKFARVTTTDIVINELEPPPVDVSSS
- a CDS encoding GlxA family transcriptional regulator — encoded protein: MTVVGVLIGPGRRAFDIAAVREVYGDRTDRGLPCAEVRLLAAASVTDLDGVQSLRRTHPLDAVAGLDLLIVPGSDDPLLEPATIEVETVAGAADASVPIASLCTGAFTLATAGLLEGREATTHWRFAAQLARRFPKVKVRERDLYCGGDGVWTSAGVTAGIDLLLHLVRLDWGAEAAEIVARSMVTPVFRPGSQAQYADTVMPRTTAPSVERLQLLVSADLRRPWPVVDLAGACAMSPRTFHRWFADRVGTTPLTWLNDLRVREAQRLLEQTGLSVLEVANAVGYASDDLLRKHFGQRLGISPTGHRAAFRRTTPR
- a CDS encoding O-antigen ligase family protein, which gives rise to MLALAGLLCVSFVTNLAVRNGHASTRPYSTSLTVDITQYSLYGLIALGFWGVLAMVPRERIARAFQVSVWLCGAASLAQYVGVRVGAAPLLAQLGFRVEGVDDTFESLRSGPFLEGQQLGFYAGGVLLVCLWRRYWMSAVVAGALVLFSESTTAYLGLMTGLAAALLLLPRPRVVVTTIAVLAGLAIAALSVPAFGTVVGRQLAKLGFTQFAPDYAWATASLDLRSVKAEVAFAIAQDYPLFGVGPGRFAAYFYQYASEYRLPWRYYNTQTRPIAENAYGHIASELGLIALGAFVIFIATLALAARRVHPVLVALAGFVAIAVSTQSSWTFLPIWAFLGLLAAQNSTRGAESNQAPKPATRARKSTHPST